Proteins co-encoded in one Dryobates pubescens isolate bDryPub1 chromosome 4, bDryPub1.pri, whole genome shotgun sequence genomic window:
- the TNFRSF17 gene encoding LOW QUALITY PROTEIN: tumor necrosis factor receptor superfamily member 17 (The sequence of the model RefSeq protein was modified relative to this genomic sequence to represent the inferred CDS: substituted 1 base at 1 genomic stop codon), giving the protein MAHCPKNEYFDNLLISCKPCHLRCSSTPPPSCENYCGKQNSLFDIEVLCVGYLYCFIGYYLQFIQCISFISXGTDSSGVLWICLGLGGILMLTLFTLMVLFKWKHLKHLKEKLKNTDSSVELNNILKVNTESNVTIEGIRHSLQSETLMYSVEECTCSDCGLVKPQTGCETSFPLPATEEGATVLVTTKSFDSFNYILGVV; this is encoded by the exons ATGGCCCACTGCCCCAAAAATGAATACTTTGATAATTTGCTGATCTCTTGTAAGCCTTGTCATCTTCGATGTTCTAGTACACCACCGCCTTCATGTGAAAACTACTGTGGT AAACAGAATTCTCTCTTTGATATAGAAGTTTTATGTGTTGGATATCTTTACTGTTTCATTGGCTATTATTTACAATTTATTCAATGCATCTCTTTTATTTCATAAGGTACTGATTCAAGTGGAGTTCTTTGGATTTGCTTGGGCTTAGGAGGAATTTTAATGCTCACTCTGTTCACCTTAATGGTCTTGTTTAAGTGGAAGCACCTaaagcatttaaaagaaaagctgaaaaaCACAG ACTCTTCTGTGGAGTTGAATAATATTCTCAAGGTTAATACTGAAAGCAATGTGACTATAGAAGGAATTAGACACTCACTTCAAAGTGAAACATTAATGTATTCAGTGGAAGAATGCACTTGCAGTGACTGTGGCTTGGTAAAACCTCAAACTGGCTGTGAAACTTCGTTTCCATTACCAGCCACAGAAGAAGGAGCTACTGTCCTAGTTACCACAAAATCTTTTGACAGTTTCAACTATATTCTGGGCGTCGTGTGA